The proteins below are encoded in one region of Peptococcaceae bacterium 1198_IL3148:
- a CDS encoding DUF169 domain-containing protein: MESKIAQAIDMKYSPVAVMLTDEKPESALQFKEGRWGCVVAMMSAASKGKTAVFDRKTYGCIGGGTGLGFGNTYVNFPGGIEYFLSTGNPDFCNSEMGKNIVRNMPALEHGEGYIKNPELAKKFIDSLPMVDVPTEYVVFKPIEQVAEGETPKVVVFMANPDQLSALVVLANYAREDNLNVVAPFGAGCHSVCIIPYKEEESETPRAIIGLTDISARKCVDKNVLSFTVPYKMFLEMESNVAGSFLEMNEWLRIKERNK; the protein is encoded by the coding sequence GTGGAAAGTAAAATTGCACAGGCTATCGATATGAAGTATTCCCCAGTGGCAGTTATGCTGACCGATGAAAAACCGGAGTCGGCTCTGCAATTTAAGGAAGGTAGATGGGGTTGTGTGGTGGCAATGATGAGCGCCGCTTCCAAAGGAAAAACCGCCGTTTTTGACCGTAAAACCTACGGTTGTATTGGCGGTGGCACTGGTTTAGGTTTTGGCAACACCTATGTTAATTTTCCCGGTGGCATTGAGTATTTCCTGTCAACGGGTAATCCGGACTTTTGCAACAGTGAAATGGGCAAGAATATAGTCAGGAATATGCCGGCTTTGGAACACGGGGAGGGTTACATCAAAAACCCTGAACTGGCCAAGAAATTTATTGACTCCCTGCCAATGGTGGACGTACCCACCGAATATGTTGTATTTAAGCCGATAGAGCAAGTGGCTGAGGGAGAAACACCAAAGGTTGTGGTGTTTATGGCCAATCCTGACCAACTATCTGCTTTAGTGGTGCTGGCCAATTATGCTCGGGAAGATAACCTTAATGTTGTGGCACCCTTTGGCGCTGGTTGCCACAGTGTTTGCATTATCCCCTATAAAGAAGAGGAATCCGAGACCCCCCGGGCCATTATCGGCTTGACCGATATTTCGGCCCGCAAATGCGTGGACAAGAATGTCCTCTCCTTTACCGTTCCTTATAAAATGTTTTTAGAAATGGAAAGCAACGTAGCAGGTAGTTTTTTGGAAATGAATGAGTGGTTGCGGATTAAAGAAAGAAACAAATAG
- a CDS encoding methyltransferase: protein MPNLTNPVVPQELLVVGAALQAGLFDAIREEPCTLDELATKLGFDLRALWTVNEALISQGYLNFNDNKYSLTVEAEEILFAEESDKYIGNALIHTFNVIKSWTQIPEVLKTGAPVPKERTQQDIKGFMAAMKRSAKQLADEITAVCLRDLPKGAKVLDLGGGPLNYARPFAAAGAEVTVQDLPGVCQIMEKNLSPDENIKFAPGDFTREVIAGQFDLAFLGSITHIYGKEENIALFKRIHNVLKPGGRIVISDFVRGVSARAELFAVNMLVNTKTGGTWTLKQYTDWLEQAGYRGIKMHQVKDRQLIIAQA from the coding sequence ATGCCAAACTTAACTAATCCAGTGGTACCACAGGAGTTATTGGTTGTGGGTGCAGCTTTACAAGCGGGGTTATTTGATGCCATCAGAGAAGAGCCTTGTACATTGGATGAATTGGCCACTAAACTTGGTTTTGATTTGCGGGCGCTGTGGACGGTAAACGAGGCTTTAATTTCCCAGGGTTATTTAAACTTTAATGACAATAAATACAGCCTAACAGTAGAGGCAGAGGAAATATTGTTTGCGGAAGAAAGCGATAAATATATAGGCAATGCCCTGATTCACACCTTTAACGTCATTAAATCCTGGACGCAAATTCCGGAAGTATTAAAAACCGGCGCCCCTGTGCCAAAGGAGCGCACTCAACAGGATATTAAAGGTTTTATGGCGGCGATGAAAAGGAGTGCTAAGCAATTGGCAGATGAAATCACCGCTGTTTGTTTAAGGGATTTACCTAAAGGAGCTAAGGTGCTGGATTTGGGAGGGGGCCCCCTCAATTATGCCCGCCCTTTTGCAGCAGCGGGGGCGGAGGTAACAGTGCAAGACTTGCCAGGGGTGTGCCAAATAATGGAAAAGAATCTTTCCCCAGATGAAAACATTAAGTTTGCCCCAGGTGATTTCACCAGAGAAGTAATTGCTGGACAGTTTGACTTGGCTTTTTTAGGCAGTATCACACATATCTACGGTAAAGAGGAGAATATAGCACTGTTTAAAAGGATACACAACGTGTTAAAACCCGGTGGACGCATTGTAATATCTGATTTTGTCAGGGGTGTCAGTGCCAGGGCTGAGCTATTTGCTGTAAACATGTTGGTCAATACCAAAACCGGTGGTACTTGGACGCTAAAACAGTATACCGACTGGTTAGAGCAAGCCGGTTATCGAGGTATAAAAATGCACCAGGTTAAAGACAGACAACTAATTATTGCCCAGGCATAA